One Lagenorhynchus albirostris chromosome 7, mLagAlb1.1, whole genome shotgun sequence genomic window, CGCTTCTCAAACTGGCCTCCCAGGACTCAGGAGTGGAGATGGCGGTTGGGGACAGGTCCCTAGCCACCTCCCCGGGCCTTTCTCAAGACTCTCTGAACTCTGAGCCCATGCAGAACGCTGAGCCCCTGGCCCTGGGTGCCACGGAGCCTCCTGCCCGCCTAAGCCGGCTTCTAGCCAGCCGTAAGCTGGAGCAGGTGCTGGAGCGGTCCCGCCAGCTCCCGACTTCCTCTGCCAGCTTGTCACATTACTGTTCCCCAAAGCCGCCAAGTGACCCTGAGTATGAAATGCCCCTTTTTGGAGCAGGAGGACAGGAGGCCACCAAGGCAGAGAGTGACCTAGAGGCAGGCCTGGAAGAAGCAGAAGTGGTGAGTGCCGACTCTCAGGCGTGGGATGGAGATGCCTCCGCCCCCCAACTTCTTCTCCCTTACGCCTCATTGATGTGTTGTGTGAAAACGTCTTGCCTCACGCCGCCCCCAGCTGTGTGGAGGTGGGCAGGTCCGGGGCCTGCCTGGCACTTTGCCTGGCTGGGCACTGGGAAGCCAGCTGGGTGTGCGTCCCTCCTCTCACTCATCCTGCCCCCATCTGCTGGCCCCTTAGGGTGCGAGTCTGGTTGAGTTCAGAATTCTCCCCTACCTCACTACGTCCCACAGGTGGGGGGCTTGGGGCCTGAAGCCTGGGCCTGCCTCCCAGGGCAGGGTCTTCGCTACCTGGAACACCTGTGCCTGGTACTGGAGCAGATGGCGAGGCTGCAGCAGCTCtgcctgcagctgcagactcaGAGGGCCCCTGGGGTGAGTGAGCTGTGGGCAGTCGGGCCAGCGGGCAGGCAGGTGAGTGGGGGATGCAGAGGATGGGGGGGACCCCTGGAACCAGGACTCCCTTCAGAACAGCCTCAGCCCCCTAGCCAGGCCCTGAAAGCCCGTCTCTCCTGTGCACAGGATCCTAAAGAGGAGGAGCCGGCCCTGGCGCCTTCACCTCCACCCTCTCACGCCCCGGGCAGTGAGGTACACGGGCGGTGGGAGCGGCTCAGCCAGACAGAGGAGACAGGTGAGGCGCAGTTGTGTCTCTGTCTGTATCTTGCCTGCCCAGGTCCCCATAGGCAGACCCCCTGAGCTCTGGGCTTGATGAGTGCCTTCCTGTTCCTGGCCTTGGGTAACTGGATTCTCTTTCTGAAGGAGCAAGCACAGCTTCACCCCCAAAGGTAGGGGTGCCCAGCGCCAGCCCTTCCAGGCTGTCAGAGGCCCTGGCAGAGCCAGCTCACACCTTTCcatcctcccaggggcacagggtAGGTGAGGGATGTACGTGGGGGCAGGTGACAGGATGCGGCGGAGGTCGGGGGTGGTTGGGATGTGTGCTAGAAAACGAGAGGATTCCTGTTTGGGACAGGTGATCTCTCCTGGCTGTGCTGACAGCTATCTCTGGGAGCTTGGTCAGGGGTACGTTTTGGGGAGGGGCCCTGGGTGACCCTCTCACCCTCTGCTCAGCGGGATCTCTCCCACTGGAACAAGGTCAAGGTCCTGCTCAACCGGATCCGGTGGAGGAGCCCTCGACCTGCTGAAGCCGCTGCCCCTCCTGATGGCTCTGCCCCCAGGTGAGTCCTGTggcccagcccagggcagagggaggaggctgATGAGCTAGGATGCCAAGATTGTGCTGCCAGTTGTTATCTTCGTCCCTGCAAAATTTGAGAGACATAGTCTTGGAGAGGGtgctggaagaaacagaaagtggtTAAAGCACCCCATTTACGGATGAGGAGGCTGAGGACTGGGCTGGGGACGGAAGTCATTTTCCCGAGGCCACACGgtgagtcagtggcagagccaggaccaaaAGATGGGAAATCCTCATATAAGCCCAGCAAGCCCTCACCCCTCAAAGCTGAAACTTAGGTCACCTCCCTGGGTTTCCCCAGGAAAGCAAGGTAGGGCACACGGGATGCCACAGTGGATGCCGGGGGTTGGGGGGTAGGGGTCTATACTGAATAATTCTGGCGCCTTCAGGGTGGTCAATGGGGGATTATCCCTGTCAATTAATATCCCCAGGCCTCCCACAAGGCTTGGTCAACTCTGGGACCATCGTTACCTTTGTTTCTTCCTCCTACCCTattgcctcctttctttctccacaGGATTGCATCAAGGGACCTCCCTGAAAGGCCTCCAGGCCAAACCCTCCAGAAGACCTTTATGCCATCATTAGTGGTTAAGAAGCAACGAGCAAAAAACCTTACTGTATGCTGAGACTTCCTGGTGCAGGGATGTAACCCCAGCTGGGGGGAGTGCAGCGAAGTCTTCTTCCTCGCCCTCTGCCCTGTTGCTGCTTCTGGGCACTGCCAGGAAAAGCtgttgagcctcagttttctctctgaGGCAAGGGCTGAGTCTTTCTCCTCTGAGCAGCCAAGGAACGCTGGGTCCCTGAGAGGCCCCAAGGTGCAGCAGCTCTCGGGCTCCTCCCTGGTTGCCAGAAATCCCTGGGCTTAGGCAATGTGAACTTACTGATTCATCTGGCGTCCATGGAGTGTGTTTGGCATGGTGATCTGTCAGGGCCCAGCGTGTCGCTGGGGACTGTGGGACTGTCAGTGTTGTGAACTGGCTGGATCCAACCATCTCTCTGGAATCATGCACTCAAAGAGTCAGTCTTCAGGGTGAGGTAACTGCAGAACGATGGACTTGACCTTCACTCCTGAGCGGACAGTTACTGATCTGGagtcctcccttcctcctcatACTTGCACGGGCAGCCCCAGGACAGAGAAGGGTGCTGTCTTGGCTGCCTCTGCATTGAATCTTGCCTGAAGACTGCACCAGGGATGGGAGTCAAGGACAACATGGGGAAGAGCAGAGTAATCTTCAAGGTCTATTCTCAGCTGCTTTACTCCTTACTAGCCTTTCTACGTCACAGCTGAAACCAGAGGCCCATACTAGCTTTTAGACCTTGACAAAAAtcccttaacttttctgagccatAGCTTCCCACTTAATCTCCCAAGTGGTATAATGATGCCTGTCCTACCTACCTCACAAGCTTGTTTTGAGGGTAAAGTGAGATTAAACTGTCTCAAAGTGCTTGGTGAATGTTAAATGAATAGGAAAGGGTGTTGGAGGGAGGCTAGACTGGAGGGTGATGGGAAGGTCAGAGGGTAAGGGGGAACTGGGATTGCTAATGGGGACTCAAATGGCCAGTGATTAGCGGCAAGACTTTGAGCAAGTCATTTCATTGAAGTCTCTCAGGTTTCATAGCTGAGAATTAGGACACTAATTCCTGACCTCCTATCCCCCAAGGGTTGATGTGAGGACTAAGGGAAATGATTGTGAGAACtctttgtatatgtatacctaaaTATTGTGGAGGTTTATCTTACTATATGGCCTATTAGGTTCCTAGCTCTTTGTTAATTGAGAAAGGGGGAAAGTTTAGTCTCCTGCAGGTACGCAggaggtgtgtggggaggggtgtgccGCCAACAGAAGGGTAGGGCTAGGGATGGTTGAATCAGACACAGGGATGTCTGCTGGAAATGGCCACTGATCATGCATcctcctcctccagtcagtagGAGGTCAGATggttctccttctcctcctccagtcAGCTGGTTCTCTTGCTGCTGCGGTCTTGGGATCTGCCAGAATGAGGCATAGGTGCTCCCGTATGTTTGGGGCTCCAGCTCCAGCAGTCTTGGGGCCAGGAACCAATTCTCCGAAGCCTGCTTTTCTAATGGGACACGTAAGAGAGGACACCACTGAGGCGCGGCTTCCTAACGCGCATCCGATCGGGGAAAGCGCACTTCCGCTCCACAGTTGGAGCGGGATGGCaggccggggtgggggaagggacaggtcagtggagaggagggagggaccaTATCCGGGAGAGAGGCAGCTTCCGACCAGTGGTCGCGCTTCCGGAGAGGCGTTtccggtggcggcagcagcagcggctgTGGTGGTTCCGGGTGTCTTTGTCCCCCCGGTGTCGCGGCCCTGGCCCGCAGGTGGGTTGCGGGGCCTTCCGCCGCCCCTCTGCCTCTTCGCCCCTCCCCTGGCCGAGAGGCTGCGAGGGCCGGGCCTCGAAGATGATCCGGGCGCGGAACGGGCCGAGCCCCCCTTCGGCCTGCAAGTTCCGTCTCCCTGGCAACGGTCTCGGCCCTGGGGGCGGGCGGGAGGAGGAGAAGCCGCGCGCCTTCGTCCTCCCACGGTGGCCTGGCCGCGGCCCGCCCCGGGAGACTCGGCGCCGGCGGCTGATGAGGCGGGAGCCGAGGGCCGGGGAGCGCGGGATCAAGAGGGCGGGCGCGCAGCCGGATTCGCGTTCGGCCGGGCCACGGAGCTGTCTTCCCACCCGCCCGTCCGGGGAACAACGGGCCGGGCTTCCGGGGAGAGGGCCCACACCATCTCCTCTCCGGCAGCAGCCTCCTCCATTTTTCCGGGCCTTGCGTGGAACTCTTTGGCGGatgcattgaatgaatgaatgtcatcGGGGCTCTTTCCAACCCTCCACTCTCCCCAACCATCTGAGGGTGGCGTGGCATAGTGAGAGGAGCTCTAAGTTGTCGGGAGATCTGGGTGTGAGTCCTAGTTTTGTACCTACCTGGTTATGTGGCCTCGGGCAAGTCTCAGTCCCtccgagcttcagtttccttttcgTTGAAAGAACATAACAGTATCACCCACCACTAGATTATTGTGAGGGCTGACTGGAACATTGTAATTTCTCCATTTCCTGCTCCTTTTCATATTCTCGCCATCCGTCTCCTTTCCTTCTCAGTATCCATCTCTCCATTTTCCTTAAGATCCTTAGTTCCTTTTTTGGGGTAGATGGAAAATTTCCCTATGGGCtgctaatttatttcttttctgattgaaGGTTTTTCCCCAAGACTCTGAAAGAGGACAGCATTCCCAATGTCCCAGTTTAAGCGCCAGCGGATCAACCCACTACCAGGGGGACGCAACTTCTCAGGTGAACACCTTTATCTCTACCTGGCCTAGTACTGGGAAGTGTGTGTTTTGGAGTTAGTCTTTCAAAATGTGGcttttggggtttccctggtggagtGCAATTTGCTGCTGACTTTTCTTAGGAAAAAGCATGACCACAGTAGTTGTCAGCGAAACCCTGTGTGGGACATGCTTGGATCCACTTTGCTCTTTGGGTTTACCGTTTCCTCTAGCTGGACTAGTGCTTAAGATGGTAGGTGCAGTTTCTGGATTGCTTCTGTGTTCCAATAGGCGCAGCTTCAACATCTCTTTTGGGTCCTCCTCCTGGTTTGCTCACTCCTCCCGTGGCCACAGA contains:
- the C7H8orf58 gene encoding uncharacterized protein C8orf58 homolog isoform X9, which translates into the protein MLGRRRVFAVEPLGGRDGAGEDLARGCVVPGVTSTYRRIPDAAPGWSADSCKGHGRLRAPGRQVPLLKLASQDSGVEMAVGDRSLATSPGLSQDSLNSEPMQNAEPLALGATEPPARLSRLLASRKLEQVLERSRQLPTSSASLSHYCSPKPPSDPEYEMPLFGAGGQEATKAESDLEAGLEEAEVGRVFATWNTCAWYWSRWRGCSSSACSCRLRGPLGILKRRSRPWRLHLHPLTPRAVRYTGGGSGSARQRRQEQAQLHPQSGISPTGTRSRSCSTGSGGGALDLLKPLPLLMALPPGLHQGTSLKGLQAKPSRRPLCHH
- the C7H8orf58 gene encoding uncharacterized protein C8orf58 homolog isoform X10; the encoded protein is MLGRRRVFAVEPLGGRDGAGEDLARGCVVPGVTSTYRRIPDAAPGWSADSCKGHGRLRAPGRQVPLLKLASQDSGVEMAVGDRSLATSPGLSQDSLNSEPMQNAEPLALGATEPPARLSRLLASRKLEQVLERSRQLPTSSASLSHYCSPKPPSDPEYEMPLFGAGGQEATKAESDLEAGLEEAEVGRVFATWNTCAWYWSRWRGCSSSACSCRLRGPLGILKRRSRPWRLHLHPLTPRAVRYTGGGSGSARQRRQEQAQLHPQRSRSCSTGSGGGALDLLKPLPLLMALPPGLHQGTSLKGLQAKPSRRPLCHH
- the C7H8orf58 gene encoding uncharacterized protein C8orf58 homolog isoform X7 codes for the protein MLGRRRVFAVEPLGGRDGAGEDLARGCVVPGVTSTYRRIPDAAPGWSADSCKGHGRLRAPGRQVPLLKLASQDSGVEMAVGDRSLATSPGLSQDSLNSEPMQNAEPLALGATEPPARLSRLLASRKLEQVLERSRQLPTSSASLSHYCSPKPPSDPEYEMPLFGAGGQEATKAESDLEAGLEEAEVVGGLGPEAWACLPGQGLRYLEHLCLVLEQMARLQQLCLQLQTQRAPGDPKEEEPALAPSPPPSHAPGSEVHGRWERLSQTEETGASTASPPKVGVPSASPSRLSEALAEPAHTFPSSQGHRVKVLLNRIRWRSPRPAEAAAPPDGSAPRIASRDLPERPPGQTLQKTFMPSLVVKKQRAKNLTVC
- the C7H8orf58 gene encoding uncharacterized protein C8orf58 homolog isoform X4; this translates as MLGRRRVFAVEPLGGRDGAGEDLARGCVVPGVTSTYRRIPDAAPGWSADSCKGHGRLRAPGRQVPLLKLASQDSGVEMAVGDRSLATSPGLSQDSLNSEPMQNAEPLALGATEPPARLSRLLASRKLEQVLERSRQLPTSSASLSHYCSPKPPSDPEYEMPLFGAGGQEATKAESDLEAGLEEAEVVGGLGPEAWACLPGQGLRYLEHLCLVLEQMARLQQLCLQLQTQRAPGVSELWAVGPAGRQDPKEEEPALAPSPPPSHAPGSEVHGRWERLSQTEETGASTASPPKVGVPSASPSRLSEALAEPAHTFPSSQGHRRDLSHWNKVKVLLNRIRWRSPRPAEAAAPPDGSAPRIASRDLPERPPGQTLQKTFMPSLVVKKQRAKNLTVC
- the C7H8orf58 gene encoding uncharacterized protein C8orf58 homolog isoform X6, encoding MLGRRRVFAVEPLGGRDGAGEDLARGCVVPGVTSTYRRIPDAAPGWSADSCKGHGRLRAPGRQVPLLKLASQDSGVEMAVGDRSLATSPGLSQDSLNSEPMQNAEPLALGATEPPARLSRLLASRKLEQVLERSRQLPTSSASLSHYCSPKPPSDPEYEMPLFGAGGQEATKAESDLEAGLEEAEVVGGLGPEAWACLPGQGLRYLEHLCLVLEQMARLQQLCLQLQTQRAPGDPKEEEPALAPSPPPSHAPGSEVHGRWERLSQTEETGASTASPPKVGVPSASPSRLSEALAEPAHTFPSSQGHRRDLSHWNKVKVLLNRIRWRSPRPAEAAAPPDGSAPRIASRDLPERPPGQTLQKTFMPSLVVKKQRAKNLTVC
- the C7H8orf58 gene encoding uncharacterized protein C8orf58 homolog isoform X1, with protein sequence MLGRRRVFAVEPLGGRDGAGEDLARGCVVPGVTSTYRRIPDAAPGWSADSCKGHGRLRAPGRQVPLLKLASQDSGVEMAVGDRSLATSPGLSQDSLNSEPMQNAEPLALGATEPPARLSRLLASRKLEQVLERSRQLPTSSASLSHYCSPKPPSDPEYEMPLFGAGGQEATKAESDLEAGLEEAEVVGGLGPEAWACLPGQGLRYLEHLCLVLEQMARLQQLCLQLQTQRAPGVSELWAVGPAGRQVSGGCRGWGGPLEPGLPSEQPQPPSQALKARLSCAQDPKEEEPALAPSPPPSHAPGSEVHGRWERLSQTEETGASTASPPKVGVPSASPSRLSEALAEPAHTFPSSQGHRRDLSHWNKVKVLLNRIRWRSPRPAEAAAPPDGSAPRIASRDLPERPPGQTLQKTFMPSLVVKKQRAKNLTVC
- the C7H8orf58 gene encoding uncharacterized protein C8orf58 homolog isoform X2; translated protein: MLGRRRVFAVEPLGGRDGAGEDLARGCVVPGVTSTYRRIPDAAPGWSADSCKGHGRLRAPGRQVPLLKLASQDSGVEMAVGDRSLATSPGLSQDSLNSEPMQNAEPLALGATEPPARLSRLLASRKLEQVLERSRQLPTSSASLSHYCSPKPPSDPEYEMPLFGAGGQEATKAESDLEAGLEEAEVVGGLGPEAWACLPGQGLRYLEHLCLVLEQMARLQQLCLQLQTQRAPGVSELWAVGPAGRQVSGGCRGWGGPLEPGLPSEQPQPPSQALKARLSCAQDPKEEEPALAPSPPPSHAPGSEVHGRWERLSQTEETGASTASPPKVGVPSASPSRLSEALAEPAHTFPSSQGHRVKVLLNRIRWRSPRPAEAAAPPDGSAPRIASRDLPERPPGQTLQKTFMPSLVVKKQRAKNLTVC
- the C7H8orf58 gene encoding uncharacterized protein C8orf58 homolog isoform X3; translated protein: MLGRRRVFAVEPLGGRDGAGEDLARGCVVPGVTSTYRRIPDAAPGWSADSCKGHGRLRAPGRQVPLLKLASQDSGVEMAVGDRSLATSPGLSQDSLNSEPMQNAEPLALGATEPPARLSRLLASRKLEQVLERSRQLPTSSASLSHYCSPKPPSDPEYEMPLFGAGGQEATKAESDLEAGLEEAEVVGGLGPEAWACLPGQGLRYLEHLCLVLEQMARLQQLCLQLQTQRAPGVSELWAVGPAGRQVSGGCRGWGGPLEPGLPSEQPQPPSQALKARLSCAQDPKEEEPALAPSPPPSHAPGSEVHGRWERLSQTEETGASTASPPKRDLSHWNKVKVLLNRIRWRSPRPAEAAAPPDGSAPRIASRDLPERPPGQTLQKTFMPSLVVKKQRAKNLTVC
- the C7H8orf58 gene encoding uncharacterized protein C8orf58 homolog isoform X5 — its product is MLGRRRVFAVEPLGGRDGAGEDLARGCVVPGVTSTYRRIPDAAPGWSADSCKGHGRLRAPGRQVPLLKLASQDSGVEMAVGDRSLATSPGLSQDSLNSEPMQNAEPLALGATEPPARLSRLLASRKLEQVLERSRQLPTSSASLSHYCSPKPPSDPEYEMPLFGAGGQEATKAESDLEAGLEEAEVVGGLGPEAWACLPGQGLRYLEHLCLVLEQMARLQQLCLQLQTQRAPGVSELWAVGPAGRQVSGGCRGWGGPLEPGLPSEQPQPPSQALKARLSCAQDPKEEEPALAPSPPPSHAPGSEVHGRWERLSQTEETGASTASPPKVKVLLNRIRWRSPRPAEAAAPPDGSAPRIASRDLPERPPGQTLQKTFMPSLVVKKQRAKNLTVC
- the C7H8orf58 gene encoding uncharacterized protein C8orf58 homolog isoform X8, which produces MLGRRRVFAVEPLGGRDGAGEDLARGCVVPGVTSTYRRIPDAAPGWSADSCKGHGRLRAPGRQVPLLKLASQDSGVEMAVGDRSLATSPGLSQDSLNSEPMQNAEPLALGATEPPARLSRLLASRKLEQVLERSRQLPTSSASLSHYCSPKPPSDPEYEMPLFGAGGQEATKAESDLEAGLEEAEVDPKEEEPALAPSPPPSHAPGSEVHGRWERLSQTEETGASTASPPKVGVPSASPSRLSEALAEPAHTFPSSQGHRRDLSHWNKVKVLLNRIRWRSPRPAEAAAPPDGSAPRIASRDLPERPPGQTLQKTFMPSLVVKKQRAKNLTVC